Proteins encoded in a region of the Syntrophorhabdaceae bacterium genome:
- a CDS encoding CusA/CzcA family heavy metal efflux RND transporter — protein MIAKLIELSARNKFIVFLLIFFSMAWGFWSLQRTPLDAIPDLSDTQVIIYTDWTGRSPDLVEDQITYPITSTLLAAPHVQAVRGFSFLGSSFIYVIFKEGTDIYWARSRVLEYLQAVRNKLPQGINPVLGPDATSLGWGFSYALVDETGKHDLSQLRSLQDWNLKLAIESVPGVAQVASVGGFVKQYQITLDPNRLSAYNVPITKVMEAVRRSNLDVEGRVIEFSGVEYMVRGRGYIKTISDIEDIPVAANGAGTPVYLKDIAQIKLGPEIRRGLAELDGRGEVAAGIVVVRFGENVLNVIDRVKAKIAHDIEPSLPKGVKVVVTYDRSDLIRHAIGTLKDEIIKLSIAVSAVCIVFLFHLPSALVVILTLPIAIIMSFICMYYLGVTSNIMSLSGIAIAIGAMVDASIIMVENAHKKLEEWETGGRQGPRTDVIIHAAQEVGPSLFFSLLVIMVGFLPVFSLQAQAGRLFTPLAYTKTFAMLFSSFLAVTLTPVLMTLFIRGKIRPEEKNPVSRALHWVYEPVAAFALRFRKSVLIGGILVLLLSAYPFMKLGSEFMPPLYEGTLFYMPVTAPAISITVATDLLQLQDKLLKKIPEVSQVFGKAGRAETPTDPAPLEMFETIVNLKPESQWRKGMTVEKLKDEMNDALSIPGVSNSFTMPIKARTDMNATGIRTPVGIKVLGPNLEEIERIGLAIEHHVKDIPGTRSAYAERITTGYFLDFEVKRKEAARYGLSVEDVQEVIEAAIGGMNLTTTIEGRERYTVNVRYARELRGDLERLKRILVPVGMQAPAATGGMGGQRGAPAPVSPVIAQVPLEQLADIKVAKGPTAIKSEQGLLASYVFIDFGGRDIGGYVEEAKKKVAGLKIPEGYRLEWSGEYEYLVKTHERLKMVIPLTLLIIFVLIYFNTKSVTKTLIVLLAVPFSLVGSFWFLYFLNYNMSIAVWVGIIALAGLDAETGVVMLLYLDLSYEQWKKEGKLTSIQGLKDAIMHGAVKRIRPKIMTVSVILAGLVPIMFSTGAGADVMKRIAAPMVGGVITSTILELIIYPVIFMIWRERKLKKENPEQAAEGPMGH, from the coding sequence ATGATTGCTAAATTAATAGAACTGAGCGCACGGAACAAGTTTATCGTCTTTCTTCTTATCTTTTTTTCCATGGCGTGGGGATTCTGGTCCCTCCAGCGTACCCCTCTCGATGCGATTCCCGACCTCTCCGACACCCAGGTGATCATCTATACCGATTGGACCGGGAGGAGTCCCGATCTCGTTGAAGACCAGATCACCTACCCCATCACCTCGACGCTCCTTGCCGCCCCCCATGTGCAGGCAGTGAGGGGCTTCTCCTTTCTCGGAAGCTCCTTCATCTACGTCATATTCAAAGAGGGGACCGATATTTACTGGGCACGAAGCAGGGTGCTCGAATACCTCCAGGCAGTGAGGAACAAGCTTCCCCAGGGCATCAACCCGGTCCTCGGTCCTGACGCCACGAGCCTCGGCTGGGGGTTTTCCTATGCCCTGGTAGATGAGACGGGGAAACATGACCTCTCCCAACTCCGCTCCCTGCAGGACTGGAACCTTAAGCTCGCAATAGAGAGCGTTCCCGGCGTAGCCCAGGTGGCGAGCGTGGGCGGTTTCGTAAAGCAATACCAGATTACCCTCGATCCCAACCGTCTTTCTGCGTACAACGTCCCTATTACGAAGGTTATGGAGGCAGTGAGAAGGAGCAACCTCGATGTGGAGGGGCGGGTCATCGAATTTTCCGGCGTCGAATATATGGTGAGGGGAAGGGGCTATATAAAGACCATCTCCGATATCGAGGACATCCCCGTGGCCGCGAATGGCGCGGGCACCCCCGTCTATCTTAAAGATATTGCCCAGATAAAGCTGGGGCCCGAAATCAGGAGGGGACTGGCCGAACTGGACGGCAGGGGGGAGGTTGCTGCCGGCATCGTGGTGGTAAGGTTCGGGGAGAATGTGCTCAATGTGATCGACCGGGTCAAGGCAAAGATCGCGCACGACATCGAGCCGTCTCTCCCGAAGGGAGTGAAGGTGGTCGTTACCTATGACCGGTCCGACCTCATACGCCATGCCATCGGCACGCTAAAGGATGAGATTATCAAGCTCTCTATTGCCGTGAGTGCGGTCTGCATCGTTTTTCTCTTTCATCTGCCGAGTGCCCTGGTGGTGATCCTTACCCTCCCTATCGCCATTATCATGTCCTTCATCTGCATGTACTACCTCGGAGTGACCTCCAACATCATGAGTCTTTCCGGCATCGCCATCGCCATCGGGGCTATGGTCGACGCCTCCATCATTATGGTGGAGAATGCCCATAAGAAACTCGAAGAATGGGAAACGGGGGGCAGGCAGGGACCAAGAACCGATGTGATTATCCACGCCGCTCAGGAGGTGGGACCGTCCCTGTTCTTCTCCCTCCTTGTGATAATGGTCGGGTTTCTGCCTGTATTCTCCCTTCAGGCGCAGGCGGGACGTCTCTTTACCCCTCTTGCCTACACCAAGACCTTTGCCATGCTCTTCTCCTCCTTTCTTGCCGTGACCCTGACGCCCGTGCTTATGACCCTTTTTATCAGGGGGAAGATACGACCGGAAGAGAAGAACCCTGTAAGCCGGGCCCTACACTGGGTCTACGAGCCTGTGGCCGCCTTTGCGCTCAGGTTCAGAAAGAGCGTTCTCATCGGGGGGATCCTGGTCCTCCTTCTCTCAGCCTATCCTTTTATGAAGCTGGGCAGCGAGTTTATGCCGCCTTTGTATGAAGGTACCCTCTTCTATATGCCCGTCACTGCCCCCGCCATATCGATCACGGTCGCGACAGACCTCCTTCAACTGCAGGACAAGCTCTTAAAAAAAATACCCGAGGTGAGCCAGGTCTTCGGGAAAGCGGGACGGGCAGAGACGCCGACGGACCCCGCACCGCTCGAAATGTTCGAGACAATTGTGAATCTCAAGCCTGAATCGCAATGGCGAAAAGGTATGACGGTAGAGAAGCTGAAGGATGAGATGAACGATGCCCTCTCAATACCGGGAGTCTCCAACTCTTTTACCATGCCCATAAAGGCCCGGACCGACATGAATGCCACGGGCATCCGAACACCGGTGGGCATAAAAGTGCTGGGTCCCAACCTGGAGGAGATCGAGAGGATAGGCCTCGCGATCGAGCATCACGTCAAGGACATTCCCGGCACGAGAAGCGCCTATGCGGAGCGCATCACCACGGGATACTTCCTGGATTTCGAGGTCAAGCGCAAGGAAGCGGCCCGCTACGGTCTTAGCGTGGAGGACGTCCAGGAGGTGATAGAGGCCGCCATCGGAGGCATGAACCTCACCACCACCATAGAAGGAAGGGAGCGCTACACCGTGAATGTGCGCTACGCCCGGGAGCTTCGGGGAGACCTGGAGAGATTGAAGAGGATCCTCGTTCCCGTGGGAATGCAAGCGCCTGCCGCTACGGGAGGCATGGGAGGGCAGCGGGGTGCACCGGCGCCGGTCTCCCCTGTCATTGCCCAGGTACCCCTCGAGCAGTTAGCGGACATCAAGGTTGCGAAGGGGCCCACGGCAATCAAAAGCGAACAGGGTCTCCTTGCTTCCTACGTCTTTATCGATTTCGGCGGAAGAGACATCGGGGGCTACGTGGAGGAGGCCAAGAAAAAGGTGGCCGGTCTCAAGATTCCCGAGGGATACCGCCTCGAGTGGAGCGGCGAGTACGAATACCTCGTAAAAACTCATGAACGTCTGAAGATGGTGATCCCCCTCACCCTCCTTATCATCTTCGTGCTCATCTATTTCAATACGAAATCGGTCACGAAGACCCTCATCGTCCTTTTGGCCGTACCTTTTTCCCTGGTGGGGTCCTTCTGGTTCCTCTACTTCCTGAACTATAACATGAGCATTGCAGTCTGGGTGGGTATCATCGCCCTGGCGGGCCTTGACGCGGAGACCGGGGTCGTCATGCTCCTCTATCTCGACCTCTCCTACGAGCAATGGAAAAAAGAAGGAAAGCTCACCAGCATCCAGGGCTTGAAGGATGCCATCATGCACGGCGCCGTGAAGAGGATACGCCCCAAGATCATGACGGTAAGCGTCATCCTCGCGGGCCTTGTCCCCATCATGTTCAGCACCGGCGCAGGCGCGGACGTGATGAAAAGGATAGCCGCGCCGATGGTGGGAGGGGTTATAACCTCCACGATTTTGGAGCTGATCATTTATCCCGTTATTTTTATGATCTGGAGGGAACGAAAACTTAAAAAGGAGAATCCCGAACAGGCGGCCGAAGGGCCGATGGGACATTAG
- a CDS encoding heavy metal translocating P-type ATPase: protein MNATDPVCKMVIKEKDAVATTDYKGTTYFFCSPSCKIEFDKDPQAFLSTSAHAVSGPLHDAEERFYTCPMHPEIREAKAGSCPKCGMALEPVTPAVSFRTEWTCPMHPEIVRDRPGNCPICGMALEPRAGTGEEENPELIDMSRRFWSSLALTIPLFTLAMAPHFSRVLTGLIPPAVSAWIEFLLATPVVVWGGWPFFVRAWQSVVHRSPNMFTLIGLGTGVAYAYSVMAVLFPWIFPASFRGEGGRVGLYFEPAAVIVTLVLLGQVLELKARSRTGAAIKALLGLAPKTARRVKDGREDDVPLDQVTPGDLLRVRPGEKVPVDGVVVEGQSAVDESMVTGEPVPVRKEKGDRLIGATVNGTGSLIMRAEKVGADTLLAQIVRMVADAQRSRAPIQKLADSVAGYFVQSVVAVALVTFVIWAWIGPEPRMALALINAVAVLIIACPCALGLATPMSIMVATGKGATAGVLFKNAEAIEVMRKVDTLVVDKTGTLTLGKPKLVEVWPASGFVEKEVLRFASSLEQGSEHPLGAAIVGGAGERGIRPEAVEDFQSITGKGVMGRVDGRDVRLGNAGFAGDPGAETGALSGRAEEMRGQGNTVMFLSVDGKVAGLLGVADPIKETTPEAVGLLHDEGVWIVMVTGDSRTTADAVSKKLGLDEVIAEVLPDKKAIIVKQLQDRGRTVAMAGDGINDAPALAQAHVGIAMGTGTDVAMESAGVTLVKGDLRGIVRARALSRATMRNIKENLFFALIYNALGIPVAAGLLYPLWGILLSPVFAAAAMSLSSVSVVGNALRLKRVTL from the coding sequence ATGAACGCGACCGACCCTGTCTGCAAGATGGTGATCAAGGAGAAGGACGCTGTTGCTACGACAGATTACAAAGGCACCACGTACTTCTTCTGTTCCCCCTCGTGCAAGATTGAATTCGACAAGGACCCACAGGCTTTTCTGAGCACTTCAGCACATGCCGTTTCAGGGCCCCTTCACGATGCCGAAGAACGGTTTTACACGTGCCCCATGCACCCGGAGATCCGTGAGGCCAAGGCCGGGTCCTGTCCGAAGTGCGGGATGGCCCTGGAACCCGTGACGCCGGCCGTGTCTTTCAGGACCGAATGGACCTGCCCGATGCACCCTGAGATTGTAAGGGATCGACCGGGCAACTGCCCCATATGCGGCATGGCGCTCGAGCCACGGGCGGGAACGGGAGAGGAAGAGAACCCCGAACTGATCGATATGTCGCGCCGCTTCTGGTCAAGCCTTGCCCTCACTATCCCCTTGTTTACCCTGGCCATGGCGCCCCACTTCTCCCGTGTACTGACGGGACTCATTCCCCCGGCCGTCTCGGCATGGATCGAGTTTCTTCTCGCCACTCCGGTCGTGGTTTGGGGGGGTTGGCCTTTCTTTGTCCGCGCCTGGCAGTCCGTCGTCCATCGCAGTCCCAACATGTTCACCCTGATCGGCCTCGGCACGGGCGTTGCCTATGCCTACAGCGTCATGGCGGTTCTCTTTCCCTGGATATTTCCTGCTTCTTTTCGTGGAGAAGGCGGGAGGGTGGGCCTTTACTTCGAGCCCGCCGCCGTGATCGTCACCCTTGTGCTGTTGGGCCAGGTACTCGAGCTGAAGGCACGGAGCAGGACAGGCGCCGCCATCAAGGCCCTCCTGGGCCTCGCGCCTAAGACAGCCCGACGGGTGAAGGACGGCAGGGAGGACGATGTCCCTCTGGACCAGGTGACCCCGGGCGATCTCCTGCGCGTCCGTCCCGGGGAGAAGGTACCGGTTGACGGCGTGGTGGTTGAAGGTCAGAGCGCGGTGGATGAGTCTATGGTGACGGGAGAGCCGGTCCCCGTGCGCAAAGAGAAGGGCGACCGCCTTATAGGAGCTACGGTGAACGGCACGGGGAGTCTTATCATGAGGGCGGAAAAGGTTGGCGCGGATACACTCCTGGCGCAGATCGTCCGAATGGTGGCCGATGCGCAGCGCAGTCGCGCCCCCATCCAGAAACTTGCAGATTCTGTGGCCGGGTACTTCGTCCAGTCCGTGGTCGCCGTGGCTCTGGTCACTTTTGTCATATGGGCATGGATAGGGCCCGAGCCGCGGATGGCCCTCGCCCTCATCAATGCGGTTGCCGTGCTCATCATCGCCTGCCCGTGCGCCCTCGGGCTCGCCACGCCCATGTCGATAATGGTGGCCACAGGAAAAGGTGCCACGGCGGGGGTCCTCTTCAAGAATGCGGAGGCCATTGAAGTCATGAGAAAAGTGGACACCCTCGTGGTGGACAAGACAGGCACGCTCACCTTGGGCAAGCCAAAGCTCGTCGAAGTTTGGCCCGCCTCGGGGTTCGTGGAAAAGGAGGTCCTTCGTTTCGCCTCCAGTTTGGAGCAAGGGAGCGAACACCCCCTTGGCGCGGCAATAGTGGGCGGAGCGGGGGAAAGGGGTATCAGGCCGGAAGCGGTAGAGGATTTTCAATCCATCACGGGAAAAGGGGTGATGGGCAGGGTTGACGGGAGAGATGTCCGTCTGGGGAACGCCGGGTTTGCCGGTGACCCCGGCGCGGAGACCGGTGCTCTTTCCGGCAGGGCGGAGGAGATGCGAGGCCAGGGCAACACGGTAATGTTCCTTTCGGTTGACGGGAAAGTGGCAGGCCTGCTCGGAGTAGCCGATCCCATAAAGGAGACGACACCCGAGGCTGTCGGCCTGCTCCACGATGAGGGCGTGTGGATCGTTATGGTTACGGGCGACAGCCGCACGACCGCGGATGCGGTGTCGAAAAAGCTCGGTCTCGATGAGGTTATTGCTGAAGTATTGCCTGATAAGAAGGCAATCATCGTGAAGCAGCTTCAGGATCGGGGCAGGACCGTGGCCATGGCGGGGGACGGCATTAACGACGCGCCGGCGCTGGCGCAGGCCCACGTGGGCATCGCCATGGGCACGGGTACGGACGTGGCGATGGAAAGCGCGGGAGTGACCCTGGTGAAAGGCGACCTCCGGGGTATAGTCCGTGCCAGGGCCCTGAGTCGCGCTACGATGCGGAACATCAAGGAAAACCTCTTTTTTGCATTGATCTATAACGCGTTAGGGATTCCCGTAGCTGCCGGGCTCCTCTACCCCTTATGGGGAATCCTGCTGAGCCCCGTTTTTGCCGCGGCGGCCATGAGCTTGAGCTCGGTCTCCGTAGTCGGAAACGCACTCAGATTGAAAAGGGTCACGTTATGA
- a CDS encoding UUP1 family membrane protein, giving the protein MPVNPRAIKHPAVMIAAVLIVLCAVLIAYRVIRLDYPLFPSASVKVWQLTIEARLKPNEKGITVKMGIPAGRGTQMVTEERITSGRLNFYLLREGTDHMGVWRGDTGPEGALINYRASILIRPAGSFRVRTMEPGPYPASFSEADQKLAARLAAGWSGLSLEERLGAVAATASGNWGEPRPDRKDIIDWSRLVAREGRITALMGLFRAAGLAARVRHGLIFTEGITSTPTRWISVWTGAQWAHVQPDSGIIYRKSIPFLPLTGGDTPVISAEGGSIPEVRYDLRQRIVSQWIAHFEHIRSPDRLLSSWSLFSLPPEFQAIFRILLLIPIGALLVCVLRNIIGFPTFGIFMPVLLALAFRTTGLAWGLAIFAGVILIGYVMRLLLNKLHLLLVPRLSVILTVVIGFFAFLAVVGDKLSIRELMSVGLLPFVILTMMIERFFVIVEESGIREGLKNAVGSAAVAAITHCILHVETLQLTFFVYPELLLVLAALQILIGRYTGYRLSEILRFRAMRKG; this is encoded by the coding sequence ATGCCGGTGAATCCCCGGGCAATCAAGCATCCCGCAGTAATGATAGCGGCGGTCCTCATCGTTTTATGCGCCGTTCTTATCGCCTATCGGGTCATTCGGCTCGATTATCCTCTTTTCCCGTCCGCGAGCGTGAAGGTGTGGCAGCTGACAATAGAGGCCCGCCTTAAACCGAATGAAAAAGGCATCACAGTCAAAATGGGAATACCCGCCGGTCGGGGAACGCAGATGGTGACAGAGGAACGGATCACTTCGGGGAGGCTCAATTTTTATCTCCTCCGCGAAGGCACCGACCATATGGGCGTCTGGCGAGGAGACACGGGGCCCGAAGGGGCCCTCATCAATTACCGGGCTTCGATTCTGATTAGGCCGGCCGGCTCCTTCAGAGTGCGCACGATGGAGCCCGGCCCCTACCCGGCTTCTTTCTCGGAAGCCGATCAGAAATTGGCAGCCCGTCTGGCAGCCGGGTGGTCCGGTCTCTCACTGGAGGAACGGCTGGGTGCCGTGGCCGCAACCGCCTCGGGTAACTGGGGAGAGCCCCGGCCTGATCGGAAGGATATTATCGACTGGTCCAGGCTGGTTGCCAGGGAGGGCCGGATCACCGCTCTAATGGGTTTGTTCAGGGCAGCGGGCCTCGCCGCAAGAGTTCGCCACGGTCTCATTTTTACGGAAGGCATCACTTCTACGCCCACACGCTGGATCTCGGTCTGGACCGGCGCCCAATGGGCCCACGTTCAACCCGATTCGGGGATAATATACCGCAAGTCCATCCCCTTTCTCCCTCTCACGGGCGGGGACACACCCGTAATAAGCGCAGAAGGAGGGAGCATACCCGAGGTACGCTATGACCTGCGCCAGCGGATCGTAAGCCAGTGGATTGCCCATTTCGAGCATATCCGTTCTCCCGACCGGCTTCTGAGCAGTTGGTCTCTCTTTTCCTTGCCCCCTGAATTTCAGGCGATTTTTCGTATCCTCCTTCTGATACCGATCGGGGCGCTCCTGGTCTGCGTGCTCCGGAACATCATAGGCTTTCCCACCTTCGGCATCTTTATGCCCGTCCTTCTGGCGCTGGCGTTCCGTACCACCGGGCTCGCCTGGGGCCTCGCCATATTTGCGGGAGTAATCTTGATAGGGTATGTTATGCGCCTGCTCCTCAACAAGCTCCACCTCCTGCTCGTGCCCAGGCTGTCCGTAATCCTCACGGTGGTCATAGGATTTTTCGCCTTTCTTGCCGTGGTGGGAGATAAGCTCAGCATACGGGAGCTCATGTCGGTTGGTTTACTCCCCTTCGTGATCCTCACCATGATGATCGAGCGCTTCTTTGTGATCGTCGAGGAATCGGGGATCCGTGAGGGCTTAAAGAATGCGGTGGGGAGCGCGGCCGTGGCGGCCATAACCCATTGCATCCTCCATGTTGAGACCCTCCAGCTCACCTTTTTCGTCTATCCCGAGCTTCTCCTCGTCCTCGCCGCGCTGCAGATACTCATAGGTCGTTATACGGGTTATCGCCTCTCTGAAATACTGCGTTTCCGCGCCATGAGAAAAGGGTAA
- a CDS encoding Rrf2 family transcriptional regulator, producing MKLTTQIRYGVRALCDIAYNSEGAPVQVSSISERQAISPRYIEQIFQKLRKGGIIRSARGPSGGYILARRPEEITVGDVIRAVDGHEIQLVFCSGGTRGSKGACKRFGKCVVSDVWSEASRLLMDYFDSVTLDAICVEARTKGLGLEVPPPKEAEWKSICPYAG from the coding sequence ATGAAACTCACTACTCAGATTCGTTACGGCGTACGGGCTCTTTGCGATATCGCATACAACTCGGAAGGGGCTCCCGTGCAGGTGAGCAGTATCTCCGAACGGCAAGCCATCTCCCCGCGATATATTGAACAGATATTTCAGAAACTGAGGAAAGGGGGAATCATAAGGAGCGCAAGGGGGCCGTCGGGGGGATATATTCTCGCCAGGAGGCCCGAAGAGATAACCGTGGGAGACGTGATACGGGCTGTCGACGGGCACGAGATTCAGCTTGTATTTTGCTCCGGAGGCACGCGGGGCTCGAAGGGGGCGTGCAAGCGCTTCGGAAAATGCGTCGTATCGGATGTGTGGAGCGAGGCGTCGAGGCTGCTGATGGACTATTTTGACTCCGTGACCCTTGACGCCATATGCGTTGAGGCGAGAACAAAGGGGCTTGGGCTTGAGGTTCCGCCGCCAAAAGAGGCCGAATGGAAATCGATTTGCCCTTATGCCGGATAA
- a CDS encoding DUF2325 domain-containing protein has translation MKETGLKSLKGEQGKAKRTIAVVGGIVGLEPQYRRALEENNFFPRIYNRDSASLGEKIKRINGIILFTGTVSHKMAEKIRKMAALREIPLITVRPSSISALKKSVVSFPSQPPL, from the coding sequence ATGAAAGAAACTGGATTGAAATCACTTAAAGGTGAACAGGGTAAAGCAAAAAGGACTATCGCGGTAGTGGGCGGCATCGTGGGCCTGGAGCCTCAATACAGGCGTGCCCTTGAAGAAAATAATTTCTTTCCCCGAATATATAATCGGGACAGCGCAAGCCTCGGGGAAAAGATCAAACGGATAAATGGCATAATTCTTTTTACGGGCACGGTGTCGCACAAGATGGCGGAGAAGATCAGGAAGATGGCGGCACTCCGCGAGATACCCCTTATCACGGTCCGTCCGAGCAGCATTTCAGCCCTTAAGAAGTCGGTAGTGAGTTTTCCCTCCCAACCCCCGCTATAA
- a CDS encoding corrinoid protein, giving the protein MAELKEQVIRDLSDGVVEMDEEKVIDASNLVVTNGLDAYVAIEQGLSHGMERAGQLFEEEEYFVPELLICSDAMYAGLEVLTPHIKAAEGVEKRRIVLGVIEGDTHDIGKNLVKIMLETSGFEIIDLGRDVPASRFVEKAKEVDADVIAISTLMTTTMSGMAEVIHSLTEEGIRDRFKVIVGGGPISKGFAERIGADGYAVNASSAVKLVRQITDGNNQ; this is encoded by the coding sequence ATGGCGGAGTTGAAAGAACAGGTGATCAGGGATTTATCGGACGGTGTGGTGGAAATGGACGAGGAGAAGGTTATTGACGCATCAAATTTGGTCGTGACGAACGGCTTAGACGCGTACGTAGCAATAGAACAAGGCCTTTCCCATGGAATGGAGCGGGCAGGACAGCTTTTCGAGGAGGAAGAATATTTTGTTCCCGAGCTCCTCATATGCTCCGACGCTATGTATGCCGGTCTCGAAGTTCTCACCCCTCACATCAAGGCAGCGGAAGGTGTTGAGAAGAGAAGAATAGTGCTCGGGGTTATCGAGGGAGATACCCATGACATCGGCAAGAATCTCGTCAAAATTATGTTGGAGACGTCGGGCTTCGAGATTATAGACCTGGGGAGGGATGTGCCTGCCTCGAGATTCGTGGAAAAGGCCAAAGAGGTGGATGCCGATGTGATCGCTATCTCCACCCTCATGACCACCACCATGTCCGGAATGGCCGAAGTGATCCATTCCCTCACGGAAGAAGGTATACGGGACCGCTTTAAGGTGATCGTCGGCGGCGGGCCCATTTCCAAGGGTTTTGCGGAGCGGATCGGCGCGGACGGCTATGCGGTCAATGCCTCTTCGGCAGTGAAGCTCGTGAGACAGATCACGGATGGCAATAACCAATGA
- a CDS encoding uroporphyrinogen decarboxylase family protein: MNDKEMTPLERLRSYGSGASIDRLPCVPIVGNTAARVIGVRVSDLRNNAALLAKAHIETYRLFRYDGIRIFTDLYVQAEAMGAQVYVPADETAYLQEPAIEDVRQIPDLKRADPYRDGSMPAHLEAMRIAVDEVGDEVPVTGALTGPFTNASFLIGTVKLARLIYKDPDAAHRLCELSLATGLVYAKAMIDLGGTPSLTDAMSSSTVISPRQFREFSYPYLKRLIDYIHGRGRSVTLHICGKTNALWQLMVDAGADCLSIDNEADLFDAKLKVGGRARLMGNVRPSEVMLEGTPSDVRAAVIKCVRAAHDNPKGYIVASGCSLPTETPFANIKAMVDTVREIGYPVNHGLLERG, translated from the coding sequence ATGAACGATAAGGAAATGACCCCCTTGGAAAGGCTTCGCTCATATGGGAGCGGCGCGTCGATAGACCGTCTCCCCTGCGTCCCCATCGTGGGAAACACGGCTGCCCGCGTGATAGGCGTCAGGGTGTCCGATCTTCGCAACAACGCCGCCCTCCTCGCGAAGGCCCATATAGAGACCTACCGGTTATTCCGGTACGACGGCATCCGGATTTTCACCGATCTTTACGTGCAGGCAGAAGCCATGGGCGCGCAAGTGTACGTTCCTGCAGACGAGACGGCGTACCTTCAGGAACCGGCAATCGAGGACGTCCGGCAGATCCCGGATCTTAAACGCGCCGATCCTTATCGCGACGGCTCCATGCCTGCCCACCTCGAAGCAATGAGGATAGCAGTCGATGAAGTAGGCGATGAAGTGCCGGTAACCGGCGCTCTCACGGGCCCCTTTACCAATGCCTCCTTTCTTATCGGCACCGTAAAACTGGCGAGGCTCATTTACAAGGACCCCGATGCGGCGCATCGTCTGTGCGAGCTGTCCCTTGCCACCGGTCTCGTGTATGCGAAGGCTATGATAGATCTCGGGGGTACACCGAGCCTTACGGACGCCATGTCTTCATCGACGGTGATAAGCCCCCGCCAGTTTCGGGAGTTTTCCTATCCCTACCTGAAGCGGCTCATCGACTACATCCACGGAAGGGGCCGGTCCGTGACCCTCCACATTTGCGGCAAGACGAACGCCTTATGGCAGCTCATGGTGGATGCCGGCGCCGATTGCCTGAGCATCGACAACGAGGCGGACCTCTTCGACGCGAAGCTGAAGGTCGGCGGCCGGGCGCGGCTCATGGGAAACGTGAGGCCATCGGAGGTAATGCTCGAGGGCACGCCCTCCGACGTGAGAGCGGCGGTAATCAAATGCGTGCGCGCCGCCCATGACAACCCGAAAGGATACATCGTGGCCTCGGGATGCAGTCTTCCCACGGAGACCCCTTTTGCGAACATAAAGGCCATGGTCGATACGGTCCGTGAGATAGGATACCCGGTAAACCATGGATTATTGGAGAGAGGATAA
- a CDS encoding MtaA/CmuA family methyltransferase, with translation MDYWREDKRMAQLTEKERLLTVLERKAVDRPPAICPGGMMNAAVVEIMRKTGHVLPEAHFDGKLMAELAFDVHKETGFENFGLPFCMTVEAEVWGSDIEFGSISCEPKIRKEHFRSVSDVREKSVDELLSSRRVGAVLDAIGRLSREHPYIPVTGTLTGPVSLAASIVDPMTFYRELRKNREDAHKALSYASEFLAAFAAAMIEAGADVIAIADPSATGEILGPRLFEEYALPYLNRVIDTVHALKVPVILHICGDLKPVKRLIPALGADAISTDAVVNLKNLKDEFPGLTTMGNVSTYLLEFGEPHSVARKTGQLILDGVDIISPACGLSTSTPLDRIRAITKTVKEHNGTR, from the coding sequence ATGGATTATTGGAGAGAGGATAAGAGAATGGCGCAGCTCACGGAAAAAGAACGGCTATTGACGGTGTTGGAGAGAAAGGCGGTCGACCGTCCCCCTGCCATATGCCCGGGAGGGATGATGAACGCCGCGGTAGTGGAGATAATGAGGAAGACGGGCCATGTTCTTCCGGAAGCACACTTCGATGGAAAACTGATGGCCGAGCTTGCATTCGATGTACATAAAGAGACCGGTTTCGAGAACTTCGGCCTGCCCTTCTGCATGACCGTGGAGGCGGAGGTATGGGGAAGCGACATAGAATTCGGCAGTATTTCGTGCGAACCGAAGATAAGGAAGGAGCATTTCCGGTCCGTCTCCGACGTGAGAGAGAAGAGCGTAGACGAACTCCTCTCTTCGAGAAGAGTAGGCGCGGTCCTCGACGCCATCGGAAGGCTTTCGAGGGAGCATCCCTACATCCCGGTCACCGGCACCCTTACCGGCCCCGTGAGTCTCGCGGCGTCCATCGTCGACCCCATGACCTTCTATCGGGAGCTGAGAAAGAATCGCGAAGATGCCCACAAGGCGCTTTCTTACGCAAGCGAATTCCTTGCCGCTTTTGCCGCCGCAATGATAGAGGCCGGAGCCGATGTCATCGCGATCGCCGATCCCAGCGCCACAGGAGAGATATTGGGTCCCCGCCTATTTGAAGAGTACGCCCTGCCCTATCTCAACCGCGTGATCGACACAGTTCACGCCCTTAAGGTACCCGTCATCCTTCATATTTGCGGCGACCTGAAGCCTGTAAAGCGGCTCATCCCGGCGCTCGGGGCCGATGCGATAAGCACGGATGCGGTGGTCAATCTCAAGAACCTCAAAGACGAGTTTCCCGGTCTTACCACCATGGGCAACGTGAGCACCTATCTGCTCGAATTCGGCGAACCCCACAGTGTGGCAAGAAAGACCGGGCAGCTGATATTGGACGGGGTCGACATCATATCTCCCGCCTGCGGCCTCAGCACATCCACCCCTCTCGACCGCATAAGGGCGATCACTAAGACCGTAAAGGAGCACAATGGCACGCGTTAA